Proteins found in one Campylobacter suis genomic segment:
- the uvrC gene encoding excinuclease ABC subunit UvrC, producing the protein MALIDQIKTLPNEPGVYEYFDEQNRLLYVGKAKNLKKRVKSYFCFTPKLAPNPKVSMRISKMISQTARLEYIVTNSEADALILENSFIKQLKPKYNILLRDDKTYPYIYINLANDYPRFEITRKIIKGTNIRYFGPYFSGARELLDGLYLNFALVQKSSCLKGKKACLFHQIGRCKAPCEGKISTDEYANIVKEAILALQNPNLLIKRLKEMMSSFAMMQNYEQAAVVRDQIETIKSLNTKVEVDLAKLEDFEAYAVVGENDLLCAVRFSVQSGRVNGVKSVITAAKELDENAINEAYKQIILESFTPEQPFVSTKIYTLDEFEDSCIIENILNTRHNTRKFNIQTPKIGEKRKICEVAAKNAQINIQKHRKTSQNELLSEIQSYFELEHMPYVIEAFDNSHLFGEANVGAMIRYENGEWAKQNYRHMHLQSKNDYDQMRESLTARALRFDKLSAPDLWLLDGGEAILRLAHEILASIGANVDIIAISKEKIDSKAHRAKGFAKDKIYTIKGKFSLSTDDKKLQFFQKLRDESHRFAISFHRKTRQKKDLASSKLAQAGVSAGSIEKLVKFYGSFDTIYSANFDEIAKLTNKSVAQKIQALKGTRVDNI; encoded by the coding sequence ATGGCATTAATTGACCAGATAAAAACTCTACCAAACGAGCCTGGCGTTTATGAGTATTTTGATGAGCAAAATCGCCTACTTTATGTAGGCAAAGCAAAAAATTTAAAAAAACGAGTAAAAAGCTACTTTTGTTTTACGCCAAAACTTGCTCCAAACCCAAAAGTTAGCATGAGAATTTCTAAAATGATAAGCCAAACTGCCAGACTTGAATACATCGTCACAAACTCAGAAGCAGACGCACTTATCCTTGAAAATTCCTTTATCAAGCAGCTAAAACCAAAGTACAACATCTTGCTTCGTGATGATAAAACATACCCATACATTTATATAAATTTAGCCAATGATTACCCTCGTTTTGAGATAACAAGAAAGATCATAAAAGGGACAAATATACGCTACTTTGGACCATATTTTAGCGGCGCAAGAGAGCTACTTGATGGGTTATATCTAAACTTTGCTTTAGTGCAAAAAAGCTCGTGCCTAAAAGGCAAAAAAGCTTGTTTATTTCATCAAATAGGTCGCTGCAAAGCCCCTTGCGAAGGCAAAATCTCTACTGATGAATACGCTAATATAGTAAAAGAAGCTATTTTAGCATTGCAAAATCCAAATTTATTAATAAAGCGACTTAAAGAGATGATGAGTAGCTTTGCTATGATGCAAAACTACGAGCAAGCTGCTGTGGTTCGCGATCAAATAGAGACTATTAAGAGTTTAAATACCAAAGTCGAGGTCGATCTTGCAAAGCTTGAGGATTTTGAAGCATACGCTGTTGTGGGCGAAAATGACTTGCTTTGCGCTGTGCGTTTTAGCGTGCAAAGCGGAAGAGTAAATGGAGTAAAAAGCGTTATCACAGCGGCAAAAGAGCTTGATGAAAACGCTATAAATGAGGCATATAAGCAAATAATCTTAGAAAGCTTTACACCAGAGCAACCATTTGTAAGCACAAAAATTTACACTCTTGATGAGTTTGAAGATAGTTGCATAATAGAAAATATCCTAAATACAAGACACAACACTAGAAAATTTAATATCCAAACACCAAAAATAGGCGAAAAGCGTAAAATTTGCGAAGTAGCTGCCAAAAATGCGCAAATAAACATCCAAAAACACCGCAAGACAAGCCAAAACGAGCTTTTATCTGAGATACAAAGCTACTTTGAGCTTGAACACATGCCCTATGTTATCGAAGCTTTTGACAACTCACACCTTTTTGGTGAGGCAAATGTTGGTGCCATGATACGATACGAAAACGGAGAATGGGCAAAGCAAAACTACCGACACATGCACCTGCAAAGCAAGAATGATTATGATCAAATGCGCGAAAGTCTTACGGCAAGAGCTTTGCGTTTTGACAAACTATCCGCACCTGATCTTTGGCTGCTTGATGGCGGAGAGGCGATACTAAGGTTAGCACATGAAATTTTAGCAAGCATCGGGGCAAATGTTGACATCATAGCCATCTCAAAGGAAAAAATAGACAGCAAAGCACATCGTGCAAAAGGTTTTGCAAAAGATAAAATTTACACCATAAAAGGCAAATTTAGCCTTAGCACTGATGATAAAAAGCTACAATTTTTTCAAAAACTTCGTGACGAAAGTCATCGTTTTGCTATAAGTTTTCACCGAAAAACAAGACAAAAAAAAGATCTTGCAAGCTCAAAGCTCGCTCAGGCTGGAGTTTCGGCTGGTAGCATAGAAAAATTAGTAAAATTTTATGGAAGTTTTGATACAATTTATAGCGCAAATTTTGACGAGATAGCAAAGCTTACAAACAAAAGCGTTGCGCAAAAGATTCAAGCGCTAAAAGGAACAAGAGTTGATAATATATGA
- a CDS encoding LPP20 family lipoprotein: protein MRAKILGVVLLAVIFGGCSFNGFFGDDDVAKRNVVIQKIDKDDLREVMKKEKMIYDTAPVEVSFDAIGEGIAPTNAISYAQAQTLAKRAAVADAQAQLAGKLYGVKVNGQDTVRDAMLKDSSITTKVQGLVKNARIKEEGFKNGLYRVEMELRIDQNKWNEVFAY from the coding sequence ATGAGGGCTAAAATTTTAGGTGTGGTATTGCTAGCGGTTATTTTTGGAGGTTGTTCGTTTAATGGATTTTTTGGAGATGATGATGTTGCAAAGCGCAATGTTGTTATACAAAAGATAGACAAAGATGACCTTAGAGAGGTCATGAAAAAAGAGAAGATGATATATGATACAGCGCCAGTTGAAGTAAGTTTTGATGCGATAGGCGAGGGTATAGCCCCTACAAATGCTATCTCATATGCACAGGCTCAAACTCTTGCAAAGCGCGCTGCTGTCGCTGATGCTCAGGCGCAGCTTGCTGGCAAGCTTTACGGCGTGAAAGTAAATGGACAGGACACTGTGCGCGATGCGATGTTAAAAGATAGCTCGATCACTACTAAAGTTCAAGGGCTTGTAAAAAATGCTCGTATCAAAGAAGAAGGCTTTAAAAACGGGCTTTATAGGGTTGAGATGGAGCTTAGGATAGATCAAAATAAGTGGAACGAAGTCTTTGCTTACTGA
- a CDS encoding response regulator — MKKYLLLLPIALAILTFSYGTYHQAIKLIDLKEISTNLKEQIVLKDIMRELFIERRAIIDARDKNIVLQNDIVKKIRDKVNEKIEHLTNKELATSMVEQLANAREFIKQGNIKYSAVFINFDKTLNNKILQNYSTFAKSDSISIQDKTYILSTTSIHNHIAKMIDNRNFILDALQNKTAPNKRIISDWLDMENLAEISRQALLNDEINAKILVITEKNYAKDLFEEFESARQNFVAKEQVIIEKDIIMLYRLKIYLTSLLTKISDVIDENLLSSNEENINNTKLLLFLFTVLSLLFMYKFSIVYKDMLRYQKIKEATNEAKHRFNIKSDDDSHADIINILSDITQELQDEKSYVEGLNRLKNNYMTHIAKKNKLLLKENSQALAFLKKELKDVECIKAINLIEENFSATHLIIENLSKIANFKQENLVCETSTFCPQSTFKKALEANIYEIEKRHINYATYIDPSIKNEVEGDESKIIAIISGFIFGATAQCNAYSKLYVEIKPADFTKSSDVSQILVSVKNDAKPMSEAKIATILDTDKNRLLTANYSDFWLSMANLYLKMIGLELNIKSIPNVGNEFFFTLRLRIKNVRESLYDKFTKNVAFIEDNNKEYNDFFKRTMDGLGIKFKSFVNDTKLLAGHDYDIVFTRNEHEVSSALKNLIKIKDPLTPLGILSFMQTSSQLKSVKFSLSKPQILLIEDNGISVKFAEFAFRNYNINLTIAHNFELLSTQSENEFTIIFTSINLTNTNVAETIKRIKDENPNFKTPIIAMISNTSKFLSQQTIEMFDSTIKKPMAGKELEQILTKYIDNIQSFKKQGNLEKTNKHILLYKKTPLENKIFAGALKEFSEYLTVANSIDEFEKELKEKPFGAVLIDENAAGFEMDKVILDVDEARIRYSVDSRLFIFSEISKELGGLKSYVRTLSPQINKTKLSSIIKNLQRDVESSEYLERERERES; from the coding sequence ATGAAAAAATATCTCCTGCTCCTGCCAATAGCCCTAGCTATCCTTACATTTAGCTATGGGACATATCATCAGGCTATAAAACTAATAGACTTAAAAGAAATAAGCACAAATTTAAAAGAGCAAATCGTACTCAAAGATATAATGCGAGAACTTTTTATTGAGCGACGAGCCATCATAGATGCAAGAGATAAAAATATAGTTTTACAAAATGATATCGTTAAAAAAATAAGAGATAAGGTCAATGAAAAGATAGAGCATCTAACAAACAAAGAGCTTGCTACATCGATGGTAGAGCAGCTAGCAAATGCTAGAGAATTTATCAAACAGGGAAATATAAAATACAGTGCAGTTTTTATAAATTTTGATAAGACATTAAACAACAAAATACTGCAAAACTACTCAACCTTTGCAAAATCAGACTCTATATCGATCCAAGATAAAACTTACATTTTATCAACCACATCCATACATAACCATATTGCCAAAATGATTGATAATAGAAATTTTATACTGGATGCATTGCAAAACAAGACTGCGCCAAATAAAAGAATTATCTCTGACTGGCTTGATATGGAAAATTTGGCTGAAATTTCAAGACAAGCTTTACTAAATGATGAGATAAATGCAAAAATTTTAGTTATAACGGAAAAAAACTACGCCAAAGATTTATTTGAAGAATTTGAGAGTGCTAGACAAAATTTTGTTGCCAAAGAGCAAGTCATAATAGAAAAAGATATCATAATGTTATACAGGTTAAAAATTTACCTGACTTCACTCTTAACCAAAATCTCTGATGTCATAGATGAAAATCTCTTAAGCTCAAATGAAGAAAACATAAACAACACCAAGCTCTTGCTATTTCTTTTTACGGTGCTTTCGCTACTCTTTATGTATAAATTTTCCATCGTCTACAAGGACATGTTAAGATACCAAAAAATCAAAGAGGCTACAAATGAAGCAAAACATAGATTTAATATAAAATCAGACGATGACTCGCATGCAGATATCATAAATATACTAAGCGACATCACTCAAGAGCTACAAGATGAAAAGAGCTATGTAGAAGGTCTAAATAGGTTAAAAAATAACTATATGACACACATAGCAAAGAAGAACAAACTGCTTTTAAAAGAAAATTCTCAAGCCCTAGCCTTTCTTAAAAAAGAGCTAAAAGATGTTGAGTGCATTAAGGCGATAAATCTTATCGAAGAAAATTTCTCAGCCACACATCTCATAATAGAAAACTTAAGCAAGATAGCAAATTTCAAGCAAGAAAACCTTGTTTGCGAAACAAGTACATTTTGCCCGCAATCAACCTTTAAAAAGGCTCTTGAGGCAAATATCTACGAGATAGAAAAAAGGCACATAAACTACGCAACCTACATCGATCCGTCTATTAAAAATGAAGTTGAAGGCGATGAAAGTAAGATAATAGCCATCATCTCTGGCTTCATCTTTGGTGCAACAGCCCAGTGTAACGCCTACTCAAAGCTCTATGTTGAGATAAAACCAGCTGATTTTACCAAAAGTAGTGATGTTTCTCAAATTTTAGTAAGTGTTAAAAATGATGCTAAGCCAATGAGTGAAGCAAAGATAGCAACCATCCTAGACACGGATAAAAACCGCTTGCTTACTGCTAATTACAGCGACTTTTGGCTATCGATGGCAAATTTATACCTAAAAATGATAGGACTTGAGCTAAATATCAAAAGCATTCCAAATGTTGGAAATGAATTTTTCTTTACACTTAGGCTTCGTATCAAAAATGTTCGCGAGTCGCTCTATGATAAATTTACAAAAAATGTTGCTTTTATTGAGGATAACAACAAAGAATACAACGACTTTTTCAAGCGAACCATGGACGGTCTTGGCATTAAATTTAAAAGCTTTGTAAATGATACAAAACTACTTGCTGGACACGACTACGACATAGTCTTTACCCGCAATGAGCATGAGGTAAGCTCTGCTTTAAAAAATCTAATAAAAATAAAAGATCCACTAACGCCACTTGGAATTTTATCTTTTATGCAAACAAGCTCTCAGCTAAAAAGCGTTAAATTTAGCCTATCAAAACCACAAATTTTACTTATCGAAGATAATGGTATAAGTGTAAAATTTGCCGAGTTTGCATTTAGAAACTATAACATTAACTTAACCATAGCGCACAACTTTGAGCTTTTAAGCACACAAAGTGAGAATGAATTTACTATAATATTTACAAGCATAAATTTAACCAATACAAATGTTGCTGAGACGATAAAACGCATAAAAGATGAAAACCCAAATTTCAAAACGCCTATCATAGCAATGATCTCCAATACGAGCAAATTTTTATCGCAACAAACGATTGAGATGTTTGATAGCACCATTAAAAAACCGATGGCTGGCAAAGAGCTTGAACAAATTCTAACCAAATACATCGACAATATCCAAAGTTTTAAAAAGCAAGGCAACCTAGAAAAGACAAACAAACATATCCTGCTTTACAAAAAAACACCATTAGAAAACAAAATTTTCGCTGGTGCACTTAAAGAATTTAGCGAGTATCTGACTGTGGCAAATAGCATTGATGAATTTGAGAAAGAGCTTAAAGAAAAGCCATTTGGCGCGGTTCTTATCGATGAAAATGCGGCTGGCTTTGAGATGGATAAGGTCATACTTGATGTTGATGAGGCTAGGATCAGATATAGTGTCGATAGCAGGCTGTTTATCTTTAGCGAGATAAGCAAAGAGCTAGGCGGACTAAAATCTTATGTTAGAACACTTTCACCGCAAATAAACAAAACTAAGCTTTCAAGTATCATAAAAAATCTCCAAAGAGATGTCGAAAGTAGCGAGTATTTAGAGAGAGAGAGAGAGAGAGAGAGCTGA
- the hemE gene encoding uroporphyrinogen decarboxylase: MIFIDACLKKPTPYTPVWMMRQAGRYLPEYMAVRAQAGDFLSLCKDYRKASEVTIQPVEILGVDAAILFSDILVVPLEMGMGLKFIKGEGPVFDAPIKTQSDLDKLDSELAVKNLSYVYDTIGLTRQNLANDKALIGFLGAPWTLATYMIEGQGTKTYAICKKMLYSDPELLHRILDKVTTVCIGYAKAQIKAGVNAIQIFDSWAAALEESAFFEFSWSYILRIVDAIKAEFPDFPVIVFPKGISGYLDKISGNFDVFGVDWSTPIDLAKSDLSPRYVLQGNMEPTRLYSKRAIDEGIDEILSVMKGTPHIFNLGHGILPDIPVEHAKYFIKQVQEKSARA; this comes from the coding sequence ATGATATTTATTGACGCATGTTTAAAAAAACCAACCCCATACACTCCTGTTTGGATGATGCGACAAGCTGGTCGCTATCTACCTGAATATATGGCAGTAAGAGCCCAAGCCGGTGACTTTTTAAGTCTTTGCAAAGATTACAGAAAAGCAAGTGAGGTTACTATACAGCCTGTAGAAATTTTAGGCGTTGACGCAGCTATACTTTTTAGCGACATCCTTGTAGTACCGCTTGAAATGGGCATGGGGCTAAAATTTATAAAAGGCGAAGGTCCTGTCTTTGACGCACCGATAAAAACGCAGTCTGATCTTGATAAGCTAGACAGCGAACTTGCGGTTAAAAATCTCAGCTATGTATATGATACAATAGGCTTAACTAGACAAAATTTGGCTAACGACAAGGCACTCATTGGCTTTTTGGGTGCGCCATGGACGCTAGCTACATATATGATAGAAGGACAAGGTACAAAAACTTACGCGATCTGCAAAAAGATGTTATACAGCGATCCTGAGCTACTGCATAGAATTTTAGACAAGGTCACAACAGTCTGTATCGGCTATGCAAAGGCGCAGATAAAAGCTGGCGTAAATGCGATACAAATTTTTGACAGCTGGGCGGCTGCACTTGAAGAGAGTGCCTTCTTTGAGTTTAGCTGGAGCTACATCTTGCGCATAGTAGATGCCATAAAAGCAGAATTTCCAGACTTTCCAGTCATCGTCTTTCCAAAAGGCATAAGCGGATATTTAGATAAGATAAGCGGGAATTTTGATGTTTTTGGAGTGGATTGGAGTACGCCTATCGACCTTGCAAAGTCAGACCTAAGCCCACGCTATGTTTTACAAGGAAATATGGAGCCAACTCGCCTTTACAGTAAAAGGGCTATTGATGAGGGCATAGATGAAATTTTAAGCGTAATGAAAGGCACACCACATATATTTAACCTAGGTCATGGTATCTTGCCAGATATACCAGTAGAGCATGCTAAATACTTCATCAAGCAAGTTCAAGAAAAAAGTGCAAGGGCATAG
- a CDS encoding pyridoxamine kinase, with protein sequence MKRILTIQDISCVGKCSLTVALPVISALGIETCILPTAVLSTHTGFKNFTFCDLTDEIEKICNTWKSENINFDGIYTGFLGSFKQLEIMAKLFDEFKQDNQIILVDPCMGDNGKLYPGFDQNFAMAMRELCKKADVITPNLTEATAMCGMEYKNDGYDKGYIDEILSRLAQIGASKIVLKGVSYTKNSCGVIAFDTKSNKQCEYFHELLPLKTSGTGDIFASVLFGSLVLGFSEEEAIKRAANFVVESIKVTLQDPNKTWYGVQFEKILHTLGSCQI encoded by the coding sequence ATGAAGCGAATTTTAACCATACAAGACATATCGTGCGTTGGCAAGTGCTCACTTACGGTGGCACTACCTGTTATTAGCGCACTTGGGATAGAAACTTGTATCTTACCAACGGCAGTGCTTTCAACGCATACGGGTTTTAAGAATTTTACTTTTTGCGATTTAACCGATGAGATTGAAAAAATTTGCAACACATGGAAAAGTGAAAATATAAATTTTGATGGTATCTATACTGGATTTTTGGGAAGCTTTAAGCAGCTTGAGATCATGGCAAAACTCTTTGATGAGTTTAAACAAGACAACCAGATCATACTTGTTGATCCTTGCATGGGTGATAACGGCAAGCTATATCCTGGTTTTGATCAAAATTTTGCAATGGCAATGCGCGAGCTTTGCAAAAAAGCTGATGTAATAACGCCAAATCTCACAGAAGCAACCGCGATGTGTGGTATGGAATATAAAAATGATGGTTACGATAAGGGCTATATCGATGAAATTTTATCTCGCTTAGCACAAATAGGCGCCTCAAAAATCGTCCTAAAAGGCGTAAGCTACACTAAAAATAGCTGTGGTGTTATAGCGTTTGATACAAAAAGCAACAAACAATGCGAATACTTTCACGAACTACTTCCGCTAAAAACAAGTGGAACTGGGGATATATTTGCCTCTGTGCTTTTTGGCTCGCTAGTGCTTGGTTTTAGTGAAGAAGAAGCGATAAAAAGAGCTGCAAATTTTGTCGTAGAGAGCATAAAAGTCACACTACAAGATCCAAATAAAACTTGGTACGGCGTACAGTTTGAAAAAATTTTACACACTTTAGGATCATGTCAAATTTAG
- a CDS encoding YqhA family protein, which produces MLKSLFERLMLASNMFTVLPVVFCILGAIVLFIIASYDVIVVFGDIYAYFFKGIHPENFHSDVVGAIVGAIDLYLMALVLFIFGFGIYELFISPIKELKDSRNLNVLEVHSLDELKDKLAKVIVMVLIVNFFQRVLHTNFTTPVEMLYLAGSILALCIGLYFLHKGHH; this is translated from the coding sequence ATGTTAAAGAGTTTGTTTGAGAGATTGATGTTGGCGAGTAATATGTTTACCGTCTTACCAGTAGTTTTTTGTATATTGGGCGCAATAGTGCTCTTTATCATCGCAAGCTACGATGTTATCGTCGTTTTTGGCGATATTTATGCTTACTTTTTTAAAGGCATACACCCTGAAAATTTCCACTCAGATGTGGTTGGAGCAATCGTTGGAGCGATAGATCTTTATCTTATGGCACTTGTGCTTTTTATCTTTGGCTTTGGCATTTATGAGCTTTTCATAAGCCCAATAAAAGAGCTAAAAGACAGCCGAAATTTAAATGTCTTAGAGGTGCATTCACTTGATGAGCTAAAAGATAAACTCGCAAAAGTTATCGTAATGGTGCTAATCGTAAATTTTTTCCAGCGAGTTTTGCATACAAACTTTACTACGCCAGTTGAGATGTTATATCTTGCTGGTTCGATCCTAGCACTTTGTATAGGACTTTACTTCCTGCACAAAGGTCATCACTAA
- a CDS encoding radical SAM protein encodes MNVVFGPINSRRFGMSLGIDLSPNEKSCNFDCIYCELKGAKPRNFIPDPPSVADVITEVKNALKTHPNIDVITISANGEPTLYPHLKELITELNLIKTDKKLLILSNGTGALNPKIRDALKGLDIVKFSLDSAIQSTFKKIDRDKSTLDIRNIIEAMADFRKNFQGLLVLEILVVAGFNDKQSEFLALNEAINFIAPDRVDISSIDRPPAYPVKSVSYERLNELAGFIKNVPVVIAKAQKSTEIYNFSCDEILQTLSRRPQSQANVSENFSESSKQNLGILIDQGKVHKVSVAGVNFYKIRQE; translated from the coding sequence TTGAATGTAGTTTTTGGTCCGATAAACTCGCGCCGTTTTGGTATGAGCCTAGGCATAGACCTCAGTCCAAATGAAAAGTCATGCAACTTTGACTGTATTTATTGTGAGCTAAAAGGGGCAAAACCTAGAAATTTCATACCAGACCCTCCAAGTGTAGCAGATGTCATAACCGAGGTCAAAAACGCCCTAAAAACTCATCCAAATATCGATGTTATAACCATAAGCGCAAATGGAGAGCCGACTCTTTATCCGCACCTAAAAGAGCTAATAACTGAGCTAAATTTAATAAAAACAGACAAAAAACTACTCATACTAAGTAATGGCACTGGTGCACTAAATCCCAAAATACGGGACGCACTAAAAGGTCTTGACATAGTAAAATTTAGCCTTGATAGTGCGATACAAAGCACATTTAAAAAGATAGATCGCGATAAAAGCACGCTAGATATTAGAAACATCATCGAAGCAATGGCAGATTTTCGTAAAAATTTTCAGGGCTTGCTTGTGCTTGAGATACTAGTCGTTGCTGGCTTTAACGACAAGCAAAGCGAGTTTTTAGCGTTAAATGAAGCTATAAATTTTATAGCTCCTGACAGGGTTGATATAAGCAGCATAGACAGGCCTCCAGCATATCCTGTAAAAAGCGTGAGTTATGAGCGATTAAACGAGCTTGCTGGATTTATAAAAAATGTACCAGTTGTGATAGCCAAAGCCCAAAAAAGCACAGAAATTTATAACTTTAGCTGTGATGAAATTTTACAAACTTTATCTCGCAGACCACAAAGCCAAGCAAATGTGAGTGAAAATTTTAGCGAATCATCAAAACAAAACCTAGGCATACTTATAGATCAAGGCAAAGTCCATAAAGTCAGTGTGGCTGGAGTAAATTTTTATAAGATTAGGCAGGAGTAA
- a CDS encoding aspartate-semialdehyde dehydrogenase yields the protein MRKFNIAVVGATGAVGEEIFNILAELDFPVGEILPLASAKSAGSQIEFKGKNYKVKELTDAVWQEHDIDIAFFSAGGSVSERFAPAAAASGAVVIDNTSHFRMQPNVPLVVPECNPSDITLYKETGIIANPNCSTIQMVQILKPLDDAFDIERVNVATYQAASGAGKEGMEELVLQLQKFFEFKLDECEAKVFAHQLAFNVIPHIDVFLDNDYTKEEMKMVNETQKILHKNIEVSATCVRVPVLRSHSEAITIHFKNSVDANKAREILSKAPSVVVVDEPSEKKYPMPLISSDTNETYVGRIRKDNYRDNVLHLWCSADQIRVGAATNAVRIAQKWIELQE from the coding sequence ATGAGAAAATTTAATATCGCAGTCGTTGGTGCAACTGGTGCCGTTGGGGAGGAAATTTTTAATATTTTAGCTGAGCTTGATTTTCCTGTTGGTGAGATTTTGCCTCTTGCAAGTGCTAAAAGTGCCGGAAGTCAGATAGAGTTTAAAGGTAAAAACTATAAAGTAAAAGAGCTTACAGACGCTGTTTGGCAAGAGCATGATATAGATATAGCATTTTTTAGTGCGGGTGGTTCAGTTTCTGAGCGTTTTGCTCCGGCTGCGGCGGCAAGCGGTGCGGTCGTGATAGACAATACAAGCCATTTTCGTATGCAGCCAAATGTCCCGCTCGTAGTGCCTGAGTGTAACCCATCAGACATAACACTTTACAAGGAAACCGGTATCATAGCAAATCCAAACTGCTCGACTATCCAAATGGTGCAAATTTTAAAGCCACTTGATGATGCTTTTGATATAGAGCGTGTAAATGTGGCGACCTATCAGGCAGCAAGTGGAGCTGGAAAAGAGGGTATGGAGGAACTTGTTTTACAGCTTCAAAAATTCTTTGAGTTTAAACTTGATGAATGCGAGGCAAAGGTGTTCGCACACCAACTAGCGTTTAATGTCATACCTCACATTGATGTATTTTTGGATAATGATTATACAAAAGAAGAGATGAAAATGGTAAATGAAACGCAGAAAATTTTACACAAAAATATCGAAGTTTCAGCAACTTGCGTTCGTGTGCCAGTGCTAAGAAGCCACTCAGAAGCCATAACTATACACTTTAAAAATAGCGTAGATGCAAACAAGGCTCGTGAAATCCTAAGCAAAGCACCAAGTGTGGTTGTGGTAGATGAGCCATCTGAGAAAAAGTATCCGATGCCACTAATTTCAAGCGATACAAACGAAACTTATGTAGGCAGAATTCGCAAAGATAACTACCGAGACAATGTCCTTCATCTATGGTGCTCAGCAGATCAGATCCGCGTAGGTGCAGCAACAAATGCTGTAAGAATTGCACAAAAATGGATAGAGCTGCAAGAATAA
- a CDS encoding sigma-54-dependent transcriptional regulator codes for MKILIVEDDINMRKSLEIALGDYDEFEISSVKSAIEALKKLDSIAPELIITDINMPGMDGIEFIKELDGKFDVIIMTGNATLNKAIESVRLGVKDFLTKPFDVETLYQAIKRVEILKEKTPHKKTKTEEINSEFIASSKALQEAQNIALKAAKTDASIMLMGQSGVGKEVFANFIHKNSKRKEAPFIAINMAAIPDNLIESELFGFEKGAFTDASASKKGLFELANGGTLFLDEIGEMPINLQPKLLRALQEREISRLGATKPIKIDVRIISATNANLDELIKEAKFREDLYYRLNTIPVLIPPLRERKEEIMPLANHFLSLNCKEFGVGKKSFAKSAIKELESYNFPGNIRELISVVQRAVILSEGDEISAQDLFLQARSVKD; via the coding sequence ATGAAAATTCTCATCGTTGAAGACGATATAAATATGCGAAAGTCGCTAGAAATAGCGCTTGGCGACTATGATGAGTTTGAAATTTCTAGTGTTAAGAGTGCGATAGAAGCTCTAAAAAAGCTTGATAGTATTGCTCCAGAACTCATCATAACCGACATAAATATGCCCGGCATGGACGGTATAGAGTTTATAAAAGAGCTTGATGGTAAATTTGATGTCATTATAATGACCGGAAACGCTACCTTAAACAAAGCCATAGAGAGTGTAAGGCTTGGTGTAAAGGACTTTTTAACAAAGCCTTTTGATGTTGAGACGCTTTATCAGGCCATAAAAAGAGTTGAAATTTTAAAAGAGAAAACGCCGCATAAAAAAACTAAAACAGAAGAGATTAATAGCGAGTTTATAGCCTCATCAAAAGCACTTCAAGAAGCACAAAATATCGCACTAAAAGCTGCAAAAACAGACGCTAGCATTATGCTTATGGGTCAAAGTGGTGTTGGAAAGGAAGTTTTTGCAAATTTTATACACAAAAACTCAAAACGAAAAGAAGCACCTTTTATAGCCATAAATATGGCTGCTATACCTGACAATTTGATAGAAAGCGAGCTTTTTGGCTTTGAAAAAGGAGCATTTACGGACGCAAGTGCCAGCAAAAAGGGTCTTTTTGAGCTGGCAAATGGCGGAACTTTGTTTTTAGACGAGATAGGCGAAATGCCAATAAATTTACAACCAAAACTACTTCGAGCACTTCAAGAGCGCGAAATTTCAAGACTTGGTGCAACTAAACCCATCAAGATAGATGTCCGCATAATAAGCGCTACAAATGCTAATTTAGACGAGCTTATAAAAGAGGCAAAATTTAGAGAGGATTTATATTATAGGCTAAATACCATCCCTGTTTTAATACCTCCACTGCGTGAGAGAAAAGAGGAGATAATGCCGCTTGCTAACCATTTTTTAAGCCTAAACTGCAAAGAATTTGGCGTAGGCAAGAAAAGTTTTGCAAAATCAGCCATAAAAGAGCTTGAAAGCTACAACTTCCCGGGCAACATAAGAGAGCTTATCTCTGTCGTGCAAAGGGCTGTGATTTTAAGCGAGGGCGATGAAATTTCAGCACAAGATCTATTTTTGCAAGCTAGAAGCGTGAAAGATTAA